AAGTCATAACCTGTTTCTTTAGCGGCCTGTTCCACTTCCTGGGCCACAAAACCTGACTGGATCATTCTTTCCTTTTCTGCCAGCCCCTTCTGCATATCACTATTCCATGACGGCCCATTCTGTTCATCCAGTTTTTTACTGAGGGCTGCTGCGTCCAGCAAATACGTGACAGGCCGTAGCTTCAGGATGAATCCGAGTCCCTTCACATTTTCCTGTATATTCTTTTTGAAACGACCATCACTGATATTGGTCCAGTTGACAAATCCACCGATCGATACCGTAGAGCTGTTACCAATTCTTGCCTGGTTGCTTGCTGTAGCACGTGCTGAACTGCCAAGGGCAATACTGTTAAAAGTCCCATCCGCATCCGCCCTGGTATCACTTCCGATCATGGTATTATTCCAACCGAGGTTGGCAACTGCTCCGGCAGCATATCCCATGGCCACATTGTAGGATGCCGAAGTGGTATGCCGGAGTGCAGCATTACCTATTCCTACATTATTCCAGCCTGCTGTATTAAACCCAAGTGCATTGATCCCAACGGCAGTATTTTCCTCTCCGGTTGTATTGGAGTATAATGTTCCTGAACCTAGTGCAGAATTGTTTTCCCCGGTAGTATTGTTTTTGAGCGACTCATTCCCTATTGCTGTATTATTAGTTGCAAACGAAGTGGTGTAAAGTAAAGCATCATACCCAACGGCTGTATTTCTCCAGCCAGTCGTATTGGAATACAAAGCATGAACACCATAAGCCGTATTCTGCCCTCCGGTTGTATTGTTTCGCATGGCATCTACACCAAATGCCGAGTTAGAATGGCCGGTTGTATTATTAAGCAAGGCAAACGCACCTACAGCGGTATTGGCATCTGCAGTAGTATTCTGGTAAAGTGCACCGTGACCTATTCCGGTATTATATGAACCGGTGCTGTTGTATTCCAATGCTTCACCCAATGCCGAGTTGGCCGTTCCAAGTGTATTGGTACGCAGTGCATGCCAGCCCATACCTGTATTATAAGTACCGGTTGTGTTGGAAAACAGTGCGTCCACGCCGGTGGCGGTATTAAAATTGCCTGCTGTGTTGTTGTAAAGAGAATTAAATCCCAGTGCGGTATTGGAATTTCCGGTGGTATTGGATAAGCCGCTGTTAACACCTGCAAACGTATTGGACGTTCCTTTTACCGACAGCACAGCATTGCCGCCAATGCGGTAAAGCGAATCGGTATTGATACTGCCGCCCGATACATCCAGCTTAAAGGCGGGAACGGTTGTGCCAATGCCTATATGCTGCGAAAACAGTACGGAGGCCGAAAAAATACCTGTTGCGAAAAGAATAATTTTTTTTCATTTTTTTACGATTAGGGTACAAACCTAATATCCGGTGCAACCATTCCGGGTTGCCTTTTTCCAAACGGCCATCTTTTTTTCCCTTTCGGATGGCCCATAAAAAATATTTTTTGATGCCCGGTTCTTTCCAATTGCGGTATCAGGTATTTTAAAGGAGGCATTGGCTTTCCCATCGGCGGCAGACCCATGCCGGGGCCTTATGTAGGGGTGATTTTGCAGAGTAAGTTGTTAACTTTAACCAGTGAAATAACAGCTTTGCCAATGATGCGCCTCTCTGTTTATCTTATTGCTTTTTTTTTGATTTCGGGTAACCCGTTGGCAGCACAGTATTTTGCCGAAAATAAATTTACGAACTACACAACTGCTGACGGCCTTTCCGATAACACCATAACCGGTATTGCGCAGGACGGGGCCGGTTATATCTGGCTGCCTACCGCATCCGGGTTGAACCGCTACGATGGTACACGTTTTGTGCAGTATCATAGTACCGGCGACAGCCTTTCACCGGCTTCAGAAGAATTTTTCGGGTTAAAATGGCTCGATAAGGAACGGCTGGCATTCTATACCGCGGGGATACATATCATCAATACAAGGACTGGCCATACCAATAACCTCTTCATACCATATCCCGACAGAAAGTACCAGTCTAAATTCAATTTGCTCCCTGAAATGCTTGGTGACGAACAGGGAAATATATTCATTCTTAACCGCTCGGGATTTTACCATTTTGATAAACAGCAAAAACTGGCATACCGGTTCGATTACTATACAGCCGACCAGGTTCCTTTGGCTTATTTTGCATTCGGAAGGGAATTGGTGGAACTGGATGACCAGCATTTGCTTATAACTGCTATTGACGGACTTTATATTTATGCCAGGCGGGAAAAAAAATTGACGAAGTTAAAGGCAGGAGATTATCCCCTGCTGGATGGATTTTTAGACTATCCCACCACATTTTACCGCTTCTTTCAGGCGAAACGGGGAAGCATGGTAGTCACAAAAATGAACAGTGACAGCATTTTCCATATTAACATCCCCGGCAATAGGAAGACCATTTCAAAGGTGCCATTCGTTTTTACCAAGGATGAGGTTCATTGGCGTTCCCGGCTGGCTGCAGCAAATGATAGTGTCTTCTATATTACGGGGCATATTTCGGGTTTTTATAAAATGCAGCTGAATCAGCAAACAGGGGCGATCAGGATATTTCCCGAAAAATATTTTAAAACATCGCTTTGCTATGGCTTGCTTACAGACCGCGATAATAATTTATGGGTGGCCACCAATAAGGGCCTGTTTAAGCAGGATGATATCCGTTCAAAAGTGCAGGTTGCTCATTTGCCCGAAGGGCTTGAAAGCTCATTTCCAAACATACGTATAAGTGCAATATATGCCAGTGAACAAAAAGTATATGCCGGCAACAACTCCAAGGCAGGACTGCTGGTATTTGATAAAAGAACATTTCAGTTTGAAGAACAGGTACTCTTTAAAAATTATGAAAGGTCACACGGGGTTAACAGTGTTTTCAGGATATCCTCCGTCAGTCCGTCTGTATTGTTTTTAGGGACGAACGGGGCTCTGTTTCTCTACCATGAAAAGAACGGAACGCTGACAGCGTTGAAACCGGAGGGATGGAGTGATGGAGATTGGGTAAATGATCTGTACAGGGACAGCCAGAATAATCTATGGATAAGTTCCATAAACCTGTACCAGTATGATCTCCTGAAACAAAAATTTACCCTGGTCCCGCAGACCAAGCCCATCCCGGCAATACCGGTGGCTATCCGGGAAGATAATGCCGGGAATATCTGGGTGGCAGGACATGGCATAACCCGGTATAACATCTCACAGAACAGGTTTGATCTTAAGATCGATTCCTTTCCATTCATAAAAATGCCCGACAGGCAGGTCACGGCAATGGAGATTGATAAGGGGAATACCATATGGTTTGGTAGTGCCAACAACGGCCTGGTCAGCTATAATATTGAAAAAAAATCTTTCCGGCATTTTACCCGCAGCAATGGATTGCCGGATGACAATATTGGCTCCATGCTGATCATCGGCAATAAACTATGGATGTCCTGTTATTCCGGTCTGGCCAGTATGGATCTTGAAACATTACAGATAAAAAGTTTTGGAAAGGAGGAAGGGTTCCCGGATATGCCGGTCATGAAGGGCTCCAACCTGTTTTACGACAGTACAGAGCGGCAATTGTATGTTGGTTTTTTCAATGCAGCCGTGCGCTTTGATCCTTCCGGAATATTGATGCCCGGAAAGCAACCCGCTGTATTCATAGAAAACCTGAAGATCGGCGGAAACAAGAATGTTTTTCTTCCGGGTGATAAGATCACAACTTCCTGGAAGCAGAATGATCTGATGATCACCATCGGCAGCATCAATTTCACCGATGGCCGCAACCAGCATTATGCTTACCGGGTTGTGAAGAACAGCGATTCACCATGGCAGTTATTGGGAAGCCAGCAATCATTCAGCATTTCCAATCTTTCTCCGGGCATTCACCGCATACAGGTGAAGATATTTTCTGTTCATAACCGCTGGCATGAACAGGTAAATGAGATCACCGTGGAAGTATTCCCTCCGTACTGGCAGAAAGCCTGGTTCAGGGCATTGGCCCTGTTACTGGCCATGAAATTTGTATTCCTGGTCATACAGTGGAGAACACAGCTGGCCCGGAAAAAGGAAATGCAAAAAACCCAAATGGAAAAACTGAAGGCAGAGGATTATAAAAACCGGTATGAACTGGAACAGATCACGCACTATTTTTCTTCCTCGCTCGCTGGTAAAAAAACGGCGGAGGAAGTGCTTTGGGATGTGGCAGGTAACCTCATCGGCCAGATGAACTATGAAGATTGCATGATCTACCTGTGGAATGAGGACAAAACAAAAATGGTGCAGAAAGCAGCGTATGGGCCAAAGGGCGATCCGGAAATCATTTCCTCACAGTTGTTTGATGTGATTCCCGGGCAGGGTGTGGTAGGGCATGTGATGCAAACCTTGCAGCCCGTGCTGATACAGGATACAAGAGAAGACGGTCGTTACCGGGTGGATGAAGCCTTCCGGTTAAGCGAGGTCTGTGTTCCGGTCATTCATAATGGTGAATTGCTTGGTATCATTGATTCCGAACATCACAAAGCGGGTTATTTCACGGAACGGGATATCAAGGTACTTACCACGATTGCCACATTGATCGGCAATAAACTGAAACAGCTGGAATCCGAACAGATACTGGAAGTAAAACAGCGGGAACTGGCAAACATCAATGCACAGCTGGCAGAGGCAAAATTATCTGCTTTGCAGGCCCAGATGAATCCTCATTTTATTTTCAATGCGCTCAACAGCATTAAGCGTATGATCCTCGATGGTGATAATGAAAAGGCATCCCGTTACCTGAGCAGGTTTGCGCTGATGATCCGGATGACGTTGAACCATTCCAAGGAAGCTTTTGTAACACTGGCTGAAAATATTGAATACTTAAAGGCTTACCTCGGCATGGAGCAGCTGCGGTTCGACGGTTCATTCAACTGGACCATTTCAGTTGCTGCAGATATTGATCCGGAAGAAACGGGTATTCCATCCCTCATGATCCAGCCCTTGGTGGAAAATGCCATATGGCATGGACTCCTGCAATCGGAGAACGATAAGAAACTCGCTGTTTCATTTACACGCAGTGAAAACAAGATCACCTGTATCATTGAGGATAACGGGATTGGTATCCGGCAGTCGCAACGGATCAAAGAACAGAACAAAGGCAATCACCGTTCCGTGGGGCTCGACAACCTGCGTAACCGGATAAAGATCCTGAATGAGAAATACAAAGTGGCATGCAGACTTGTTATTACCGACCTGGGTGACGTACCCGGCAATGAACAGGGTACACGGGCCACACTTGAATTTGAAATCAGTAACGGGTAAATACTTTTTTATGAAAGCAATTTTGGTTGATGATGAACAGGATGGTATAAAAGCCATGCAAAAAATGCTGGAACGGCATTGTCCGGAAGTAAATATCATTGCATCCTGTACCAACGCTGTGCAGGCAAGGCAGCAAATAGAAATGCTCAAACCGGATGTTGTTTTCCTGGATATACAAATGCCGGGTAAAAGCGGCATTGAAATGGTTGCTGAGTTGCAGGAGAAATTCTTTGAGATCATTTTTGTAACAGCCCACAATGAGTACATGCTGCAGGCTTTGCAATACAGCGCAGCAGATTACCTGCTGAAACCCGTGGATGAAGACCGATTGATCGAAGCAGTGCACCGGGTTGAAAAACGATTACAGGAAGGGAATAAGGCTGAACTGACAGAGACCTTATTGTACAATATCAGCAAAGCAGGGCAGCCTTCCGAAATGCGGTTATGTCTTCCAACGATAAAGGGTTTCATCATCCTGAAACTGGACGAAGTACTTTATTGTGAAGCAGAAAGAAGTTATACCGTTTTTCACCTGGAGGATAAAAAGACAGTTACCGTTTCAAAACCGTTGCTTGAATATGAGAACATACTCGGGGATACCAGTTTTTTCCGAATTCATAAATCATTTCTCATTAACCTGCGGCATATTAAGGAGTACCAGCGGGGAGAAGGGGGCACGGTAATCATGAGCAATAATGCTGAAATTGAAGTAAGCAGGCGGAAGAAAGAACAGTTCCTGCTGAAGGTAAAAGAGATATACAAATACTGACCGGATCAAATTTAAAACCAGCCGGACCGGTCACCTGAACAGACCCCCCGCCGGGGGCCGGCAAGGGAATTCACGGGTTAGTTTTTGCAGGGGCAGGAATGATCAGTTAAGTACACTGGTTTCTTTCTCTGTTTTAATATTTTCCTGTTCCCTGATCTTTCCCCATCCACCCAATACGTTTCGCAGGTTGTGTACGCCTTCACGTTTTAACAGTGAAGAGGCAATCACGCTTCTGTAACCATCTGTACAGTGCACATATAGGTTTTGAGTATCCTCAAAATGCGCCAGGTTCACCACATCATTCATTTCATTTAAGGGCAGGTTCCGGGCATTTTTGATGTGCTCATCCGCAAATTCAGTTTCCCTTCTTACGTCCACCACCAGCAGGTTGGGATCGTGGGGTATGTCCATGGCCAGTTCATCGGCTTCCACATCAATGATCATGTCAACCGTCTCTCCTGCGGCCTGCCATGCTTCAAATCCGCCTTCAAGGCAGCCCTGCATTTTATCAAAACCAACCCTTGACAGGCGCACAACAGATTCTTCTTCTTTTCCCGGTTCAGCAACCAGTATCATTGGCTTATCAAAAGACAACAGGCTTCCGGCCCATTCTGCAAAGCGGCCTTCCAGCCCGATGAAAATACTGCCGGGTACAAATCCTTTTGTAAATACAGCTGCATTTCTTGTATCCAGGATGAGTACATTTTCGTTCATGAGTTTTTTGAAATCCGTTATTGAAAGAGCCGTCAATCCTTTTTGTTTTACAGCATCCAGGCTTTCGTATCCCTGCATATTTATCCGGGCATTGATGGCAAAGTATTTTGGCGCAATGCCCAGCCCTTTTGTAACAGCAGCAATAAAATCTTCTTTTGACTGCGGCTGCAGGGCATAATTTGTTTTCTTTTGTTCGCCGATGGTACTGAAGGTTTCCGGGCCCATATTTTTTCCGCAACTGCTGCCGGCCCCATGTGCAGGGTAAACCAATACATTGTCTGCCAGCGGAAGAATCTTATTCTGAATGGTATCGTACATGATGCCCGCCAGTTCCGTACTGCTCATGTTTCCGCTGCTCAGGTCAGGGCGGCCAACATCTCCCACAAACAAGGTGTCGCCGGTAAAGATCGCATGGGGTATATCCTGCTCATCCCGCAGCAAATAACAACTGCTTTCCAGCGTATGCCCGGGAGTGTGCAGTACCTGGATACTTAGTTTACCGAGTTTAAAGATCTCGTTTTCTTTGCTGTTGTAAACCTCATAATTGGTCTTTGCACCGGGCCCGTAAATGATGGGCGCACCTGTTTTTTTACCCAGGTCTATATGGCCGCTTACAAAGTCTGCATGAAAATGTGTTTCAAAAATATATTTTATGCCGGCGTTCCTTTCTTTGGCCAGCCCGATGTATTCATCCGTATCACGTAACGGATCTATGATGGCTGCTTCGCCTTCGCTTTCTATGTAGTAAGCGGCCTCACTGAGGCAACCCGTATACAGTTGTTTTATGAACATGACAGTAGTTTTAAAAATCTGGCCCGTAAAGGTAAAATAAAAAAAGCGGATGTTTTTAACACCCGCTTTGAATTAAACTTTTCAAAGAATTTTAGCCAACCAGGTTTTTTACAAACTGGCTGATCTCATCTATACGCTTGTAGTTGACCATGTAGAAGATGAATTTTCCGTCACGTTCCGTTGTAACGATACCTGCTTTACGCAGAATGGCCAGGTGCTGGGATGCAA
This sequence is a window from Chitinophagaceae bacterium. Protein-coding genes within it:
- a CDS encoding response regulator transcription factor → MKAILVDDEQDGIKAMQKMLERHCPEVNIIASCTNAVQARQQIEMLKPDVVFLDIQMPGKSGIEMVAELQEKFFEIIFVTAHNEYMLQALQYSAADYLLKPVDEDRLIEAVHRVEKRLQEGNKAELTETLLYNISKAGQPSEMRLCLPTIKGFIILKLDEVLYCEAERSYTVFHLEDKKTVTVSKPLLEYENILGDTSFFRIHKSFLINLRHIKEYQRGEGGTVIMSNNAEIEVSRRKKEQFLLKVKEIYKY
- a CDS encoding tail fiber domain-containing protein — translated: MLSVKGTSNTFAGVNSGLSNTTGNSNTALGFNSLYNNTAGNFNTATGVDALFSNTTGTYNTGMGWHALRTNTLGTANSALGEALEYNSTGSYNTGIGHGALYQNTTADANTAVGAFALLNNTTGHSNSAFGVDAMRNNTTGGQNTAYGVHALYSNTTGWRNTAVGYDALLYTTSFATNNTAIGNESLKNNTTGENNSALGSGTLYSNTTGEENTAVGINALGFNTAGWNNVGIGNAALRHTTSASYNVAMGYAAGAVANLGWNNTMIGSDTRADADGTFNSIALGSSARATASNQARIGNSSTVSIGGFVNWTNISDGRFKKNIQENVKGLGFILKLRPVTYLLDAAALSKKLDEQNGPSWNSDMQKGLAEKERMIQSGFVAQEVEQAAKETGYDFSGVDKPKNSSDLYGLRYAEFVVPLVKAVQEQQQVILSQQKEIAEIKTILNDIIKSTSNK
- a CDS encoding MBL fold metallo-hydrolase, yielding MFIKQLYTGCLSEAAYYIESEGEAAIIDPLRDTDEYIGLAKERNAGIKYIFETHFHADFVSGHIDLGKKTGAPIIYGPGAKTNYEVYNSKENEIFKLGKLSIQVLHTPGHTLESSCYLLRDEQDIPHAIFTGDTLFVGDVGRPDLSSGNMSSTELAGIMYDTIQNKILPLADNVLVYPAHGAGSSCGKNMGPETFSTIGEQKKTNYALQPQSKEDFIAAVTKGLGIAPKYFAINARINMQGYESLDAVKQKGLTALSITDFKKLMNENVLILDTRNAAVFTKGFVPGSIFIGLEGRFAEWAGSLLSFDKPMILVAEPGKEEESVVRLSRVGFDKMQGCLEGGFEAWQAAGETVDMIIDVEADELAMDIPHDPNLLVVDVRRETEFADEHIKNARNLPLNEMNDVVNLAHFEDTQNLYVHCTDGYRSVIASSLLKREGVHNLRNVLGGWGKIREQENIKTEKETSVLN
- a CDS encoding histidine kinase, yielding MMRLSVYLIAFFLISGNPLAAQYFAENKFTNYTTADGLSDNTITGIAQDGAGYIWLPTASGLNRYDGTRFVQYHSTGDSLSPASEEFFGLKWLDKERLAFYTAGIHIINTRTGHTNNLFIPYPDRKYQSKFNLLPEMLGDEQGNIFILNRSGFYHFDKQQKLAYRFDYYTADQVPLAYFAFGRELVELDDQHLLITAIDGLYIYARREKKLTKLKAGDYPLLDGFLDYPTTFYRFFQAKRGSMVVTKMNSDSIFHINIPGNRKTISKVPFVFTKDEVHWRSRLAAANDSVFYITGHISGFYKMQLNQQTGAIRIFPEKYFKTSLCYGLLTDRDNNLWVATNKGLFKQDDIRSKVQVAHLPEGLESSFPNIRISAIYASEQKVYAGNNSKAGLLVFDKRTFQFEEQVLFKNYERSHGVNSVFRISSVSPSVLFLGTNGALFLYHEKNGTLTALKPEGWSDGDWVNDLYRDSQNNLWISSINLYQYDLLKQKFTLVPQTKPIPAIPVAIREDNAGNIWVAGHGITRYNISQNRFDLKIDSFPFIKMPDRQVTAMEIDKGNTIWFGSANNGLVSYNIEKKSFRHFTRSNGLPDDNIGSMLIIGNKLWMSCYSGLASMDLETLQIKSFGKEEGFPDMPVMKGSNLFYDSTERQLYVGFFNAAVRFDPSGILMPGKQPAVFIENLKIGGNKNVFLPGDKITTSWKQNDLMITIGSINFTDGRNQHYAYRVVKNSDSPWQLLGSQQSFSISNLSPGIHRIQVKIFSVHNRWHEQVNEITVEVFPPYWQKAWFRALALLLAMKFVFLVIQWRTQLARKKEMQKTQMEKLKAEDYKNRYELEQITHYFSSSLAGKKTAEEVLWDVAGNLIGQMNYEDCMIYLWNEDKTKMVQKAAYGPKGDPEIISSQLFDVIPGQGVVGHVMQTLQPVLIQDTREDGRYRVDEAFRLSEVCVPVIHNGELLGIIDSEHHKAGYFTERDIKVLTTIATLIGNKLKQLESEQILEVKQRELANINAQLAEAKLSALQAQMNPHFIFNALNSIKRMILDGDNEKASRYLSRFALMIRMTLNHSKEAFVTLAENIEYLKAYLGMEQLRFDGSFNWTISVAADIDPEETGIPSLMIQPLVENAIWHGLLQSENDKKLAVSFTRSENKITCIIEDNGIGIRQSQRIKEQNKGNHRSVGLDNLRNRIKILNEKYKVACRLVITDLGDVPGNEQGTRATLEFEISNG